The Chamaesiphon minutus PCC 6605 DNA window CCAACCCCTACGCCAAACAAGTCATCGATGCCTGGGCGAATGCTGAGTGGTTCACATCTCGCCCCACCCTGCCCGAAACCATTACCGTCACCGTCTTCAAAGTCCCTGGTGAAACCAACACCGACGACTTATCTCCTGCAACAGAAGCTACCAGTCGCCCCGATATTCCTCTCCATGCCCTGGCGATGCTAGAAACTCGCCAGCCTGGGAGTTTGGCAACTATCGCTGAATTGAAACAAAAGGGACACTCGATCGCCTACGTCGGCGATACAATCGGTACGGGTTCCTCGCGGAAATCGGCGATTAATTCCGTTCTCTGGTATATCGGCGCAGATATTCCCTGCGTCCCGAATAAGCGCACGGGTGGTTATATTTTGGGTAGTAAAATCGCGCCGATTTTCTTTAATACTGCTGAAGATTCGGGGAGTTTACCGATCGAGTGTGATATTACCATGCTCGAAACTGGTATGGTCATCACCATCCATCCCTATGCTGGCAAAATTACCAATGAAGCAGGCGAAACCCTCTCCACCTTCAGCCTCAAACCCGACACCATTCTCGATGAAGTCCGCGCTGGTGGTCGAATTCCCCTCCTCATCGGGCGCACCCTCACCGACAAAACCCGCATCGCATTGGGATTACCCCCCAGCACCATCTTTACCCGCCCCACACAACCCACCGATACAGGCAAAGGCTACACCCTCGCCCAAAAAATGGTCGGCAAAGCCTGCGGATTATCCGGCGTGCGCCCTGGCATGTCCTGTGAACCCTTAATGACCACCGTTGGTTCCCAAGATACCACGGGGCCGATGACTCGCGACGAACTCAAAGAACTCGCCTGTCTGGGTTTCAGTGCCGATTTAGTCATGCAGAGCTTCTGTCACACCGCCGCCTATCCCAAACCAGTAGACATCAAAACCCACGAAGAACTACCCGACTTCTTCGCCCAACGCGGTGGCGTTGCCCTTCGCCCTGGCGATGGCATCATCCACTCCTGGCTAAATCGGATGCTCCTCCCCGATACCGTCGGCACGGGCGGTGACTCCCACACCCGTTTCCCCCTGGGCATTTCCTTCCCCGCAGGATCTGGTTTAGTCGCCTTCGCCGCCGCTCTGGGTGCGATGCCCTTAGATATGCCCGAATCTGTCTTAGTGCGCTTCACAGGCGAATTACAGCCCGGAGTTACCCTCCGCGATATCGTCAATGCGATTCCCTACGTCGCCATGCAAAAAGGCTTACTCACCAACGACAAACAAAATAAACTCAACGTCTTCTCTGGGCGGATTATGGAAATCGAAGGCTTACCAGACCTCAAAGTCGAACAAGCCTTTGAACTCACCGATGCCACCGCAGAGCGTTCCTGCGCTGGCTCGACGATTAAACTCAGCGAAACCACCGTCACCGAATATATCCGCTCCAACGTCGCCCTACTCAAAAACATGGTCGCACGCGGTTATGGCGATCCTCGCACCATTTTACGTCGCGTCGCCCAGATGGAAGCTTGGCTGGCTAATCCCGTATTAATGTCCGCCGATGCCGATGCCGAATACGCAGAAATCATCGAGATCGATCTTAATACAATTACCGAACCGATCGTCGCCGCTCCCAACGACCCCGACAATATCAAACTCCTGAGCGAAGTCGCAGGCGATAAAATCGATGAAGTCTTCGTCGGCTCCTGCATGACTAATATCGGACACTACCGCGCCACCGCCAAAGTCCTCGACGGCGAACCCGCAGTCACTACCCAATTGTGGATTTGTCCCCCCACCCGCATGGACGAATCCCAACTCAAAGCCGAAGGCATGTACGCGATCTTCGATGCCGCTGGCGCACGGACAGAAATGCCCGGATGCAGTCTCTGTATGGGCAATCAAGCCCGCACCGCCGATAATGCTACGGTATTCTCGACATCCACCCGCAATTTCAATAACCGGATGGGTAAAGGTGCCCAAGTCTATCTCGGTTCGGCAGAATTAGCGGCGGTATGTTCGCTGTTGGGACGGATTCCGACGGTACCGGAATATCTGGATTTGATGAGTAAGAAAATCAATCCGTTTGCTGGGGATCTGTATCGCTATCTCAATTTCGATCAGATTTCTGGTTTTGAAGATGAGGGTCGAACTATCTCGGTGGATGAGGTGAGAAAGCTGGCCGAAGTCTAAAAAACATGGCTTGTAAAATCCCCTCCGAGGAGGGGTGCCCGAAGGGCGGGGTGGGTCAGATCTACGCTAATTACTAGAGATCACGATCGATCGTGGGTACACTAAATCTGTAATTTGATTATCCGATCGATGTCAGAGCCGAAATTAGAAGATTGCGATCGATCTGAGCAGTTAGAATTAGAAGACTCGATCGACAGTATGCCACCTAATCCCAAACATTCGGGTTTTATGAGTGCAAGCGGAGATCTACCCACCCCGCCCGCTGGGCACCCCTCCGAGGAGGGGATTTTTCGGAGGCGGGAGATTATTGGGTATGAGCGGTATTTGAAGGAGTTGGCGCGGAAGTTACGGCAGAATATGACTTTGGGTGAGGTGTTGTTGTGGCAACGCTTGAAACGGAAGCAGATGCGGGGTTATGATTTTGACAGGCAACGTCCGATTGATCGATATATTGTCGATTTCTATTGCAAGGATTTAAAGTTAGCGATTGAAATTGATGGCAGCAGTCACGATGGCGAGGAAGCAAAGGTTAATGATGAGATTAGATAAGAACGTTTAGAATCTTTGGGTGTGAGATTTTTAAGGTTTAATGATGTTGATGTGAAGCTGAATATGGAAATGGTGGTAGAGTCGATCGAGCTTTGGATCGACGATAAAAGATAATTTCAATGCAATTCAAAAGATTTAATTTTAAGATTGTTTAATCCAATCTATAAAACTAACGGTATTATGAGAAAGGTAAACACACTACCCGAAGACCATTATAGTGAAGTTTAGCTGCGTGCGTATACCAATCACGAAATGCGCTGTTACAGCGATCAGATTTATCCAAAAATGAACCGCCGCGCAATACATAGAAAAAAGTTTTATTATTTTCAATCCATGCACTTCCATTCATTGGTGCTCTCATATAATTCTCATGCCATGTATCTAAGCACCATTCACAAACATTTCCGTGCATATCATACAAGCCAAATGCATTAGGGGGAAAGCTACCAACGTCAGTCGTTTCTTTATGAAATTCACTGTAGTTTACTAAATCACTGGTAATTGTCTCTCCAAAGTAAAAAGAGGTAGTAGTTCCAGCTCTACAAGCATACTCCCACTGGCTCTCAGTAGGAAGAGTATATTCTCGCCCTATATGTCGAGATAATTTCTCACAGAATTTAAAAGCATCATCCCAGCTAATGTTTTCGACAGGACGATTTTTACCTTTAAAGCGAGATGGATTTGTGCCCATAATCGCTTGATACTGCTGCTGGGTGATGGTGTATTTACCCATGTAGAAAGGTGAGAGATTGACTTGGTGGATGGGTTTTTCCTTATTATTTTTATTAGAACCCATCATGAAGCTTCCAGCGGGAATATAAACCATTTCTAATTTTACGCCGTTTTCTAAATCTTGCACAAATTGCTGTGCTTTGCCCTTTCGCCTCTGCACTTCTGGGACATCAATCATCTCATCTATTTCATGTTCTACCCATCGCTTAAATACAACGCCCTCTTTTAGAGATATTTTCTTTTTAACAGTCTTCTTAATAGTCACAATTTGTGCTGTTTCAAACTCAAAAAATTCTAGATTAGGATCGTGATTTATAGATAAATCTAGATTCTCTAGTTTCGATGCTGAAGAAGGTGGCAGAGTAGATATAGTATTTCGTGCAAAACCAGTCAAATCAGTTAGTACATCGATCGCTGACTGATATCGTTGAGGTAAAACATTAGCAATCATCTTGTCTAATACCTTACCCAGCTTTTCATCCACCGGATTATTAACCAAATAATCTCGCCATACCCAAGCATCTTCATTCATATCAAACAAATCGAAAGGTGAAACTTGAGTCAGCAGATAGATACAAGTCACCCCCAAACTATAAATATCGCTAGCAAATACTGGTTTACGTCTAGCTTGCTCCGGTGCTGCAAATTCCGCACTACCAATCGCCGTTCCGGTTTTAGCCAACATCGATTGAGTCGCTTGCTTCGCCGCACCAAAATCGACCAATACCAAACCACCATCACTGCGCCGCCGAATGATATTCGCTGGCTTGATATCGCGATGAATAACTGGTGGTCATTCGTGACAAGTTAAGGCGCGATCGCAATTGTCAAGCACGTTTGGCGATCCTTCGATCGACCGTTACATCAGATATTCAGAGATCGAATACATTAGCACTATCAATCGAGTTTTTTGATATATAGTGAGACCGAACCAACAGCCACGCTATATATGGGTGTTGACATTCGATCGAAAACCTTAACTTGTCACAGATGACTGGTGGTGACTGATGGTGTAAGAAATCTAAAACTGGTAATAACGACTCCAGTAACTCGCGGATCTTGACTTGGTTAAAAGTGCCAGCAGTGGCTAATTCCTGCTCCAAATCTTGCCCATCGATAAACTGTTGCACCAGATAGGGCTGACCCTCGATATCAAAGTAGGCAAGGAGTTCGGGAATCTGCTCGTGTTTGCCCAATGCTTCTAAATGTTGTGCCTCCTCGTAGAACAGCTTGAGGGCAATCTGTCTGGTTTCAGGATGATTGTTGCTAAACGCAAACTGTTTGATGACACACAACGGCTTACGGGGTTGGTCTTCATCTACTGCTTTGAAGGTTTTACCAAACCCACCTTGTCCTAATAGCTTCAGCGCGCGATAGCGATCCTTGAGCAGGATCTTTGCCCCACAGGACATACAGAAATTGGTGGTGGGGCTATTCTTATCTGGAGCGGGACAGGTAGGGTTGATGCAATAGCTCATATCTAGGGCGGCTGAGGAGGGAATATTCATGCTTACAATTAGTATTCCCATCTCCCACCCACAAGTTAAAAAATCCCCTCCTCGGAGGGGTGCCCAACGGGCGGGGTGGGTAGATCTTCGCTACTCACTCACTAATTATCGATCGCGGTTACACTAAATCCATAGTTTGATTCTACTTGAAATGTCAGAATTAGCAGACTCGATCGAGAATTGCGATCGATCTCAGCCGTTAGAATTAGATGAATCGATCGAAAGTATGCCATCTAATCCCAAGCATTCGGAGAGAGAGGGTGCAAGCGGAGATCTACCCACCCCGCCCTTCGGGCACCCCTCCGAGGAGGGGATTTACCTGCGGAAGTTGAGGGATAATATGACTACTCCACTAAACAGCACTTTTCGGTGAGATTCAACTAAAGACTATGGGAAAATCGATCGCGAAGCGCGCCGCTAGGCGGTCGCATTTGGCTGGTATGGCGGAAAATATAGCCACCTCGACTGGCTTTTACCCCTACTACCACCAACACAACATTTTTGCGACGTATTTGGTGGCTCCGCTGCTGTCATCATCAATCGCCCTCCATCTCCCGTTGAAACTTATAACGATATCCACAGCGAAGTCGTGAATTTTTTTCGCGTCCTCCGCGACCAAAAAGAGCCTCTGATTGAAGCCATCGGTTTAACACCTTTCTCTCGTGAAGAACTAGCATTAGCCAGCCTTCGCCAGACAGAAGGAATCACCGAACTAGAACGCGCTCGGCGTTTTTTCGTCTGTGCTAGACAAGTGCGAAAAGCCTGTATGAGAAAACAGGTGGAGTTGAAATAGCCGTGCTAGATTGCATCAGCTTTTTGCGTCATTTTCTACATTTATTTCATCGTTCTCGGACAAAGTACGTCGAGGAATACCAGCAGCTTGTTTTAAGTGAACCAGATAGTGCCGTGAGTCAACCCCTAAAAGAGTTATAGCTTTCATTGAGAAGTGCAGCCGAAAGCGGCTTAGGGAATGGCGAATAGTAGCTTCTGTCATACTGCCGCTGTTGATGTTTTGGGCAGCAACTATAACCATTGTGACAGAATAAGAACAGTAGATTTTGCCATACCCGATCGGGATAACGTTCATGCTCCGCCTCTCCGAAGTCAAACTGCCACTGGAACACACCGAAGCAGATATCCAGTCCGCCATCCTCAAAAAACTCTCGATCGCGTCTAAAGATCTCATCCGCTATACGATCTTCAAGCGGAGCTACGATGCGCGCAAAAAGGGAGCAATTTCCTTTGTTTATATCATCGACATCGAGACGACCAGAGAGCAACAACTCCTCCAAAAGTTCAAGAAAGACGTGCATGTTGTACCGACACCCGATACTAGCTATCGTTATGTTACTCATGCCCGATCTGGATTAGCACAACGCCCGATCGTGATTGGCTGCGGGCCATGTGGGATGTTTGCAGGGTTATTACTCGCCCAGATGGGATTTCGCCCCATCATTTTGGAACGGGGAAAGGCGGTACACGATCGATCTGTGGATACGTTCGGGTTTTGGAGCAAGGCAAAATTCAATCCCGAATCGAATGCTCAATTTGGCGAAGGTGGTGCGGGGACATTTTCTGATGGTAAGCTTTATAGTCGGATCAAAGATGCCAACCATCACGGGCGTAAGGTATTGGCAGAGCTAGTTAATGCTGGTGCGGCGTCGGAAATTCTCTATGTCAATAAGCCGCACATTGGCACCTATCGACTGGTAAAAATCGTCGAAAATATCCGCAATTCCATTGAATCCCTCGGTGGCGAAATCCGCTTTCAGAGTCGGGTAGAGCAGCTTAATATCGAAAACGGACAAGTCTGCGGTGTCACCCTGGCTAGTGGCGAATATATTCCCAGCAACCATGTGATTCTTGCTGTCGGACATAGTGCCCGCGATACCTTTGAGATGCTCCACCATGCGGGAGTATATATCGAACCCAAGCCATTTTCGATCGGGTTTCGGATCGAACATCCCCAATCAATTATCGATAAGTGTAGACTCGGATCTCAAGCCGGACATCCGATGCTCGGTGCGGCTGATTATAGTCTGGTTCATCATTGTGCCAACGGTCGATCGGTTTATAGTTTTTGCATGTGTCCAGGTGGGCAAGTCGTGGCGGCAACATCTGAAGTGGGGCGAGTTGTCACCAATGGGATGAGCCAGTACGAACGCAGTGGTAAGAATGCCAATAGTGGTATCGTCGTCGGGATTACGCCAGAGGATTATCCAGGTAGTTCGATCGCTGGAATTGAGTTTCAGCGACGGTTAGAAGAACGAGCATTCGAGTTAGGTGGCGGCACCTACGAGGCTCCTGGACAACTCGTAGGCGACTTTTTGGTTGGGAAAGCCTCGACACAATTAGGGACTGTCAGACCGTCATATAAGCCTGGTATCCACCTCTGCGATTTGGGTTCGAGTTTACCGGATTACGCGATCGAGGCAATTCGCGAAGCGATTCCGGCTTTCGATAAGCAACTTAATGGTTTTGCCATGCACGATGCCGTATTAACGGGAGTCGAAACTCGCACTTCATCGCCGATCTGTATTAAACGTGGCAATGATTATCAGAGCCTAAACACGAAAGGACTTTACCCCGCAGGCGAAGGAGCTGGCTACGCTGGGGGTATCCTTTCGGCTGGGGTCGATGGAATTAAAGTAGCCGAGGCTGTAGCTTTAAGCATCCAGTCACAATTGGAGATCGCCACTACCAATTGCTAGCTAGCTGTTGGCAAAACAATATCTGGTTTAGTACTTTCGATAATGGCAATAAATTCCGCCCGTTCGGGTTGTGGAACATTGAATTTATCGAAAGTAGCATCGAGATCTTCCATAAAAGCCGCCCATTCCTCCCTGGTAATCTTGAGATGAGCGTGAGCATCATACATCGATCGACCGCTATACTGTTGGGGGCCGCCAATCGCCCAGCAAGACATTTCCGTAACCAGATATTTGAATCCAGCAGGTGACACGCGATGGTGTGCCTCATCGACCAGGGGATTGGAATTGAGCCGAGGATCGACCATAATTCGATCGATAAAATCATCGACAACAGTCGCGATTGAGTATACGCCTCCCAGACGTTCGTATAGAGATTTTGCTGGCATTTGCTCTGACATATTTACTCCTGTCGGTTTAAAATTTTGTCTATTTTAAACCCCGATCGACAACTTTACTGTCAAAATCGATAATAAGTTAAAAGACATAATTATCACAGTTAGCTCTAAGTTAGCAGCAAGCCGATGAAATTCGATTCTCTTCTAAAGACGCTACGCAAACGATCTTTTTTAGGTTACGTGCGGCAATGGTTAAATAAGTGAACGATCGCGGTGATAATTGCCATGGCGACACTCGCGATCGTTTTAACTGTCAATTCGATCGATTACCTGATAATGCTCAATCCAAGCTAACACCAACTGTTACGACTACCCCAAGTTCACCCGAGCGTAGGCTAATTAATAATGGCCTATAATTGCTTTAACAAAAATGAATCTATCGAAAAATCTCCGATAAGTGGTTCGCTAATAAATAAATGCTAAACTCGATTCCCAATTCTGTAATGGAGACACTTTGCAATCGAACCTCCAACTCCACTCCACCCTATTACTACACGGGCTATTGTCCCTATAGTGGCAAATTATTAAAATTACCACGTACTCAGGAAGTAGAACAGATCGCCCGTATTTTAATGTTAGAAATGGCACGAGAAGAAGATATATATGCCCGCGAAGGTAAGATGTTTGGGGTATTATTAGTCGAAAAAAACACAGGCGAATATTACTCGATTAAGGCTTTTTCGGGATTACTTAATGGCGAGGCTGTTATCGATGGATGGGTACCGCCAATTCCTGGGCGCGATCGAGTGGCGATCGAAGAAGCTGATACGCTAAAAGATCTAGCAAGAATGAAGCAAGAATTAATCGACTTAGATCGATTCTCCACAGGAGAGGCTTCTGCGCAGGCAGACGCTTTCCTTCGGAACGCTTCGCGAACGCGAACGCGAACACCAACGACAGCAAGAGAGCGGTATAAATTATTAGCAGCCGAATTTGCAGATAAATTAGAGAAACTAGCGATCGAACATCGTCAACGCAAGGCATTTCGCCAACAACAGCGAGAACGATTTGCAGCTACTCTTCATGACATCGAACTAATAACAGCTCTCGATCGACTCGCGGCAGAAAGCCGCCAGGACGGACGCGAACGCCGTCAACTCAAACAAGAGCGCGACGCAGTTTTACAGCCGTTACAGGATGTTTTAGACCAAACTGACGATCGAATTCGCGAACTCAAACAACAGCGCAAAATTCGATCGCGTCAACTTCAGATACAGATGCACGATGCCTATCGGCTGATGAATTTTTTGGGCACATCTAGCTCGTTGCGCGAATTAATGCCTGCGGGGATACCAACGGGAACGGGCGATTGTTGTGCGCCGAAGTTGCTGCATTATGCGGCGAGTCAGGGTTTAAAGCCGATGGCGATGGCGGAGTTTTGGTGGGGGGATGGGGTGGATGAGTGGATGAGTGGATGGGTAGATGGGGAGATGAGGGGACGAGGGGACGGGGGGACGGGGAGAAAAATTCAGGGGGAGTTTTATGGGGCTTGTGCGGAGCGGTGTCAACCGTTGATGGGGTTCATGTTGGCGGGGTTGTCCTCGCAGATGTCTCATGCTCGATCTGGTTTGCAAAACACCTCAATCTCCCCCTCACCCTACCTCCGGCTCCCCTCTCCCAATTCTGGGAGAGGGTTTGGGGGTGAGGGCGACAAGATTTCGATGGCACAAGCAGTCTGGATGACGCCAACTTTGCCTAATCTCTCGTTACCGATTATTTACGAGGATGAATATCTAATTGCGATCGATAAGCCTGCGGGACTATTATCCGTACCTGGGCGGACGATCGAACTACAGGATAGCGTGTTGACTCGGTTGCGAGCATTATATCCCGAAATTTATACCGTCCATCGACTCGATCGAGATACGTCGGGCACATTATTATTGGCACGGGATAAAGTTACTTATCGACATCTGAGTCAGCAGTTTGAGGCTAGACAAGTACGCAAGATTTATGAGGCGATTTTAGGTGGGCAGATCGAGTTAGACAAAGGCTCGATCGATTTACCATTATGGGGCGATCCACTCGATCGACCGAGACAGAAAGTAGACTTTAAGTTGGGGAAACCTAGTTTAACTAAGTTTCAGGTATTGGGGCAAATCGATGGCTACACGCGAGTTGAGTTTTTTCCTGTTACGGGACGGACGCATCAATTACGCGTCCATGCAGCCGATGCTCGAGGTTTGAGTGTGTGTATTTTAGGCGACAGGCTTTATGGTTGTCAGGCGAATGTAAAACGATTGTACCTGCACGCACGAGAACTTAGTTTTACACATCCATCCACATTAGAAAGAATCTCGGTCCAAACTCCATGCACGTTTTGAATGCAGAATCTAATTGACTATCCGTGCAATCAACATTGATGAAGGACGGGCATGAAGCACCGCCCCTACAGGTTAACGTTACTCACCAATATCTTTAGGGGTACCCCTTGTGCGTACCCTCACCATGCCGAAAATAGCACTCTCTCAGATCTAGATATCTTCTTTATCTGCTTGCGCCTTCGCTAACTTCCGCTTGAGCGCAACACCAGATCCCACGCCGAAGATCGTCCCTAATACTGTAAACGGTTCGGGCACCGCAGTAGTACTAGCAGCACTAACATTGATATTGTCAAACTGATGGAAAGGGAGAGCTTGAACCCAGCCAACAGCAACTAAATTAGTGAAGCTGCTGTTAAAGTTGAATGTTGTCAGACCTGAGGCATTGATGACAAAATCTTGAGACACAATAGTCGTATCGGCTCTCGTCCCAGTGAAGGTTACAGATGTTGAGGAACTAGCATTTGTGTCGTTAGGATTGATAAGTCTTGCCAAATCGATCGACGATAGTGTGAATGCGCCACCACCAGCTATTGTTTCATTGTGATTCGGGGTTTCAAGCGTCAAAAGGGACAAAACTGAGGCGTGTTGCAAAAACATCGGGTTCGATCGCATGGCAATTTGAATCCGAGTTTTACATTGCACACAAAATATTATACCCAAAATGTTATGCCCAAATTCGGTGCGAGCGTGCCAATTCCAAACGCTGGCAAATAAATTACCATTCTTTTGCCAGTCTCACCAACAGTTAGAGCCATCGCGATCGATTCATTATTTTGAGTCAATTCAAGGCTAAGATCGGAATTATTAGCGCAGAGGATATCAAATTGCGAGCGAGTGACGACAAGTGTTGTACTACTGACATCTCGCAATACCGATCGGGTATTTGTAACTAAGTTATTAGCAATCGTCATAAAATCTCCAAACGTTTGCGGTGATTAAATTAGATCGTTTTCACCCGATCGCCTAATTCTGTTAGAGTAAGATCTGAGAAATTCAAGTGTTGTAAACCTAGCATGGCAGAAACTCTATTTTTTAATGCCCTCCGTGCCGCGATCGATGAAGAAATGGCGCGGGATTCAGCGGTGATGGTGATGGGTGAAGATGTGGGCCATTATGGCGGTTCCTACAAAGTCACCAAAGATCTCTATAAAAAATATGGAGACTTGCGCGTTCTCGACACCCCGATCGCCGAAAATAGTTTTACGGGGATGGCTGTAGGTGCGGCCATGACCGGATTGCGACCAATTATTGAAGGGATGAATATGGGGTTTCTGCTCCTAGCCTTCAACCAGATTTCTAATAACGCAGGGATGTTACGTTATACCTCTGGGGGTAATTTTACGATTCCGTTAGTCATTCGCGGCCCTGGTGGCGTCGGCAGACAATTGGGTGCGGAGCATTCCCAACGTTTGGAAGCTTATTTCCAAGCAGTTCCTGGTTTGAAGATCGTCGCTTGTTCCACGCCGCACAATGCCAAAGGCTTGCTCAAATCGGCAATCAGAGACGAGAACCCCGTCTTATTCTTCGAGCATGTCTTGCTCTACAACCTCAAAGAAGACTTGCCCGATGAAGAATATTTACTCCCGCTAGACAAAGCCGAAATCGTGCGTCCTGGTAAAGATGTGACCGTACTGACTTACTCGCGGATGCGTCACCACTGCACCCAGGCAATGAAAACCTTGACAGATAAAGGTTCGGCTTGCGATCCAGAAATTATCGATCTAATTTCGCTCAAACCGTTAGATCTGGAGACAATTGGGGCATCTATTAAGAAGACGCATAAAGTAATTATCGTCGAAGAATGTATGCGGACGGGTGGCATCGGCGCAGAACTCGTTGCTTCCATCAACGACAACTTCTTTGACGAATTGGACGCACCCGTCCTGCGGATGTCGTCACAGGATATTCCGACTCCTTATAATGGAAAGTTAGAATACCTCACAATTATTCAACCACCCCAGATCGCTGAAGCGATCGAAAAAATGGTTGCAGGCAAACTCTAACTATGTTTCGTAGATATGGGCATGGGGAAAAACAGCGATTTGGCAATTTCCAGATCCTCGATCTCCCCTAACCCATAATGTCATTCTGGAGATTATTTAAACTAACTAAACTTTTTAATCAATACTTAGGTCTGACTCGATCGCTATAAAAACTTACAATCTTTGAGTAGTAAAAGTAATTTATTTTAAACAGTAGTATTGCTTGAAAGTATCATGGTGGGAAGTGCCCACCTTACCATTAATAGTAATAACTATTCACTATTCACTATCCACTATTCACTAAATCATGCAAAAACAGCGAGTTATTTTAGGCTTAATTTTAGTCTTAGTTATCGCTGCGATTACTTTGCTAGTCAACAAGCCGATGCGCTTGGGACTCGATCTGCAAGGCGGTTCGCAACTAACTATTCAAGTCAAACCAACTAAAGAGCGTCCGACGATCTCTGAAAATGATATCAATGCCGTTCAACGGGTGATTGAAAATCGGATCAATGGTTTGGGCGTATCGGAAGCTCTGATCCAATCGGCTGGTAACAACCAGATTTTGGTACAGTTACC harbors:
- a CDS encoding protein kinase domain-containing protein gives rise to the protein MNIPSSAALDMSYCINPTCPAPDKNSPTTNFCMSCGAKILLKDRYRALKLLGQGGFGKTFKAVDEDQPRKPLCVIKQFAFSNNHPETRQIALKLFYEEAQHLEALGKHEQIPELLAYFDIEGQPYLVQQFIDGQDLEQELATAGTFNQVKIRELLESLLPVLDFLHHQSPPVICDKLRFSIECQHPYIAWLLVRSHYISKNSIDSANVFDL
- a CDS encoding bifunctional serine/threonine-protein kinase/formylglycine-generating enzyme family protein encodes the protein MHRDIKPANIIRRRSDGGLVLVDFGAAKQATQSMLAKTGTAIGSAEFAAPEQARRKPVFASDIYSLGVTCIYLLTQVSPFDLFDMNEDAWVWRDYLVNNPVDEKLGKVLDKMIANVLPQRYQSAIDVLTDLTGFARNTISTLPPSSASKLENLDLSINHDPNLEFFEFETAQIVTIKKTVKKKISLKEGVVFKRWVEHEIDEMIDVPEVQRRKGKAQQFVQDLENGVKLEMVYIPAGSFMMGSNKNNKEKPIHQVNLSPFYMGKYTITQQQYQAIMGTNPSRFKGKNRPVENISWDDAFKFCEKLSRHIGREYTLPTESQWEYACRAGTTTSFYFGETITSDLVNYSEFHKETTDVGSFPPNAFGLYDMHGNVCEWCLDTWHENYMRAPMNGSAWIENNKTFFYVLRGGSFLDKSDRCNSAFRDWYTHAAKLHYNGLRVVCLPFS
- a CDS encoding NAD(P)/FAD-dependent oxidoreductase, translating into MLRLSEVKLPLEHTEADIQSAILKKLSIASKDLIRYTIFKRSYDARKKGAISFVYIIDIETTREQQLLQKFKKDVHVVPTPDTSYRYVTHARSGLAQRPIVIGCGPCGMFAGLLLAQMGFRPIILERGKAVHDRSVDTFGFWSKAKFNPESNAQFGEGGAGTFSDGKLYSRIKDANHHGRKVLAELVNAGAASEILYVNKPHIGTYRLVKIVENIRNSIESLGGEIRFQSRVEQLNIENGQVCGVTLASGEYIPSNHVILAVGHSARDTFEMLHHAGVYIEPKPFSIGFRIEHPQSIIDKCRLGSQAGHPMLGAADYSLVHHCANGRSVYSFCMCPGGQVVAATSEVGRVVTNGMSQYERSGKNANSGIVVGITPEDYPGSSIAGIEFQRRLEERAFELGGGTYEAPGQLVGDFLVGKASTQLGTVRPSYKPGIHLCDLGSSLPDYAIEAIREAIPAFDKQLNGFAMHDAVLTGVETRTSSPICIKRGNDYQSLNTKGLYPAGEGAGYAGGILSAGVDGIKVAEAVALSIQSQLEIATTNC
- a CDS encoding endonuclease domain-containing protein yields the protein MSEPKLEDCDRSEQLELEDSIDSMPPNPKHSGFMSASGDLPTPPAGHPSEEGIFRRREIIGYERYLKELARKLRQNMTLGEVLLWQRLKRKQMRGYDFDRQRPIDRYIVDFYCKDLKLAIEIDGSSHDGEEAKVNDEIR
- a CDS encoding group I truncated hemoglobin — encoded protein: MSEQMPAKSLYERLGGVYSIATVVDDFIDRIMVDPRLNSNPLVDEAHHRVSPAGFKYLVTEMSCWAIGGPQQYSGRSMYDAHAHLKITREEWAAFMEDLDATFDKFNVPQPERAEFIAIIESTKPDIVLPTAS
- the acnB gene encoding bifunctional aconitate hydratase 2/2-methylisocitrate dehydratase produces the protein MLEAYRQHTADRAALGIPPLPLDAEQTSALCELLQHPPAGEEANLIALLRDRVPPGVDPAAYVKAGFLTSITTGKVNCPLINKIESIELLGTMLGGYNVRSLIDLLESDRTELATAAVKALSKIVLVYDAFNDVWELSQTNPYAKQVIDAWANAEWFTSRPTLPETITVTVFKVPGETNTDDLSPATEATSRPDIPLHALAMLETRQPGSLATIAELKQKGHSIAYVGDTIGTGSSRKSAINSVLWYIGADIPCVPNKRTGGYILGSKIAPIFFNTAEDSGSLPIECDITMLETGMVITIHPYAGKITNEAGETLSTFSLKPDTILDEVRAGGRIPLLIGRTLTDKTRIALGLPPSTIFTRPTQPTDTGKGYTLAQKMVGKACGLSGVRPGMSCEPLMTTVGSQDTTGPMTRDELKELACLGFSADLVMQSFCHTAAYPKPVDIKTHEELPDFFAQRGGVALRPGDGIIHSWLNRMLLPDTVGTGGDSHTRFPLGISFPAGSGLVAFAAALGAMPLDMPESVLVRFTGELQPGVTLRDIVNAIPYVAMQKGLLTNDKQNKLNVFSGRIMEIEGLPDLKVEQAFELTDATAERSCAGSTIKLSETTVTEYIRSNVALLKNMVARGYGDPRTILRRVAQMEAWLANPVLMSADADAEYAEIIEIDLNTITEPIVAAPNDPDNIKLLSEVAGDKIDEVFVGSCMTNIGHYRATAKVLDGEPAVTTQLWICPPTRMDESQLKAEGMYAIFDAAGARTEMPGCSLCMGNQARTADNATVFSTSTRNFNNRMGKGAQVYLGSAELAAVCSLLGRIPTVPEYLDLMSKKINPFAGDLYRYLNFDQISGFEDEGRTISVDEVRKLAEV